The genomic stretch atAAGCTGATTTAGTCCAAGCATCACATCCCTCGCCAAAGTTTTACTACCTGGCGCGCCTTCACTAATTGTCTTCCTACGCAGTCTTTCCTTATCTGACGAAGGATTCCTGTCTCCCCTATGTGCTATCTCTGCGGAACCAAGCCGGAAGACATTGATCACCTCTTTTTTGCTTgccctttttcctcttctatCTGAAAAGGGGTGCTTGCCAAATGTTGACCTAGAAGTAGGAGAATTCTCCCTTTCCAAAGGAGTAGActtggatggatatgacttttATTGGGACTTCTATTTGCGACACTATGGGCATGCTTGCTTTTTGTGCATCCATTAATCAGATCTGGATGGAGCAAAATcgtaggaaatggacctccaattctCATCCGATTCGGAAGAtttgagattccatttcctttgatgtcaaagcCAAGATTTATGGCGTCTCCTCTACTTGTATTGCTTCCCCAAGGAACAGTCATATTGTTGTGTCCTAGGATCTCCCACACTCTGTGCTTAGGactccctcttcttcttgagGGCAGACCTTGGTcttttttctcccccccccctctttaggGGCTTtgtatgtattttcttctcctttggtaatgaattatttattcacccaaaaaaaaaatcgatgtGACACGCTGACAGCTAATCAAACTGTAACATAAATATGtccttaaaaaagaagaaagcaaatgtAAAATAACCATTACCGCCAATGCAAGCCAGTGGTGTCAAAGCTCATTGAAACAATCTGAGAAACCAAATCTGCAAAATTTGGTTCATTCGGAATGTCTGACGTCCTTAAAATGCTTGTGGAAACTCCACCAAAATGGATGTTGTATTTGACAAAAAGCTGTTGCAATTGACAATGTCAGACAACACAAAAAATGTAACAACTAACAAGTACAGCATCCAATCTTCATAATTCAAGAATTACCTCATTGATTGCTTTCTGAGATTTCAGTGATTCATGATGAGAGCTTCAAAGATTGTATAAAATTTCATTAGCAATATCAATATTTTGTTGGCATGCATtgtaaagatatatatatatatatatatattgaaactGGTGTCAAGCTGACAGATTGCAAACAGTTTATGTTACCTTGCAAGGATacctagaagaaatgaggagaAGGCCTTCACATCCTGATATACGACCGAACAGAAGAAATGTAAGAAATATTTCACTCCCTTTTAAGATTTTGTTTTCCATATTTCACTTTtcctagaagaaaaaaaacataccATTGTCAAATGCTTGAGAACAGTTTGTGTGGCAAGGATCGCACAAGAACCCAATACTACATGTTCCGGTGAGCTTGGATTGCGTAAGCTCTCAATAAGGGTGAGAACACACTTTGAGATCAAAACTGGCCAACGCTTGAGAATCTTTAGGAGAGATTTACCGGCAAATCTGGAGACAAATTCAACAGCTATATTAGATCCAACAACAAATTGCAGTAAGACCTAAGAGCAGCCACCAAGTAATCTTCAGAAGAGACACCAACATTAAAAGTTTAATATCATGGGATGAAGACATTTAAATTCTCACCATAAAAAATAAGTGGAAAACCTCGTGGCTCAATAACAATAGTAACACCTAACAGATAAAAATTTCACAAATATCCAGGTAATCAAGAGAGGCACTCTCTAATGTGCAGTTccatctcccctccccccttttacTAGGCCATTAAAAGTTTATTAATAATACAGAAAAAATGAacatagaagaagagaaagaagaaataaacaagaaaaaaaacatcACCCAAGTCCCCAACCCATTAATGACCCCGAAGACGATAATACCCCATGTCACAGAGTACTCTCTCTTATCAGTTTTACtaaaagattgaaaaaaaaaaaaaaaggtacaggAGAACTAGTCAACTTACGCCCGGACAGTTTCATAGCTATGCAATGAGAGAGTCAGAAGATCATCCATCAGAAGAACCACATGATCTGATGGAGATGTATTCCCTCTTGTACGATACAGATGGTATGATGCTTGTGATGATCTCCATGTATTATGCATGTATGTTTTGTCAATAAGTGCCCACCTTGGCCTGGAAAAGAGATAGGACACATGCAGGAGTAAACAACTGAATTTGATGTGTTCTTCAAATGTACATATACAGAAGTCTTATGGTATAAGGGCACCTCACCTTCTCTTTCCTTGAGAATGTGATGAAACAATAAAATTTGTCGGCGGCTCTATAATGGCAGCAGATTCCAATTTCCAGGCTTGCCTGTGATTTGCCCATTCATCATATTCCAAGCTTCCTGTATGATAGGTTTCAAAAGgaatgacaaaagaaaaaaataaaataaaataaaaaaacatattgaATATCAGCAGCAACTGTGAGACATTATAACCATGATTCTACTTTATTTGGATGCAGTGCACATACCGTAATTTCCCAAAGCATCTATTATACGGATAAGAAGTATCAAAAGAATGCTATCATCTGATCTTTCCTCCAATAAGTATCTGCCAGTGTCCATGGATGAGGTCAGTAAATTGGTAAAAAGAGGCAGAAGGTCACCTAAAGAGGATGATGATCATTAAACATTACTTGCAAGTCACATGTATGGTCTCGGCAGCTTTCCCCCGAAGTTCAGAGCTGCCAATAGTTGAGCCTGAGGCTCCAGCGATTAAGAAAGAACTACAACCTATATCTTCAATCCCTCCATCCCTAAAGGATGGGCGGAAATCAGGCAAGCAAGACAGAACACCTTGTAGTGAAGAATCAATACGTAGAAGAGTAACCTTCAAATGCTCTTTCTCATTTCCTGAACAATAAAATCCATCCAATCGTCAGACATTGATACTACTTAAGAGggaaaatccaaatttaataCATTATATGTACATTCATAGGAATAATACCTTATACATTTGGAAATTAACCTATTCAAAACACATTCTACCTCGAATCTCTTCTCACATATGACAAAACAACATCAAATCACAAGAAGTCATAACAACAGAACTACAATAATTCTGTTATGCACTCTGATCTATCTGGGATCATTCCGTTGACACTTGCTTCTCAAATTTTTCTATTTCTCAAATGTGGCCCTGTTATTCTGGAGTATTCAACTTTCACGAATCTCCATGAGAACCTATACTCAAATTTATATTACAAAAGCCAAATTCATGAATAGGCCCAGTCTCCATACTCTATTAGAACCTATACCCCTCTAAATGAGACATCCCTTCATTACAAAATTCAAGTATTACTACAGCTTTTCATGAGGAAACAGATTCTaccacaaaagggaaaatatgaCGACCACCTGGATCAGAATGAATTTTGGTCCGACATATTTGAAGAAGGTCATCTAAAGCTGATTGAAAATGCAGGTTTAAGAGTTCATTTGCAAACAATATTTCGTCATCACTGGGGACATGCCACTTGGGGATCAATAGCTGTTCTTCATTCTGACAACCTTTAGTGCTGATCCATTCTTCTAAAATGACAGCATCAGGATGACGTGAAATGCACCTAGGATTCCAGGAATTTGTTTGGTACACAAGCAGTTAAAAactaggagaaagaaaaaatctgaGGAATATAATATGTAAGAGATGCACATACCTGTATTGATCAATGGGGTAATAAAGGATCAGGCTTCCAAAGAGGGACCGCAGAACATGATCACCAGCTCCATTAACCTATCATATGAAATAAAATCTTTACAGAAATATGAAGTACAAGAATTACTAAATATTATTTTACAAGCTACAATTTGGCAGGATCCTATTGAGAAAGAATGCATAAGACTTCTAACTTCACTATACATAATAGAGCCACGTGTACTCTACCTTCCAAGATGGTGCTTCAAAAGCAGAGAAAATTGCTTCTTTCAGTTGATCCTTATATCGAACAAGCACCTGACCTCCATAACTGATAGCAACTGACAATATTTTCAATTGATAATCAACAGCTGTTTCCAGAGCCGGAGAAAGTGTAGGCTTTGCCTGCAAACAATCTGAAGATCATTACAGAAATCCAGGTAAGACATAAAAGCGGGTGATCAAACAATGTTTGGGAGATAAACCTTGGTTGAAACTGAGGCATCAGAAATTCCTGTCCCACCAAAACCTGTAACAGGTGTTCCTTTTAAAGAGGATATGATGGACACCAATATTGGTTCAATAAGGTCAACAGCTGCCTCTTCTGGGTTAGCATGAACACAAGCACAACAAAGAAGTCCAACCTCTGAAATAGCTCCAGGAAGAATATTTGTCTTGACAAATTTAGATATTTTCTTTAAAGCCTGTGTATATTATGACAGGAAGATCAGCCAAAGAATGtccaaaaacaagaaaagggGGCGAGGTGAAATATCTTGCAACTAAAACCTAGTGATTACATATAAGAATTGGCAAGCAGATAAAAGACAAAACCTGATTATATAAAGGCTTTGAAAGTTTTCCAAGCAAAATTTCTAGCATGCAAAAGTAAGAGGGGCCATCTTCAACCAAGAAGGTTCCTGATGTTGCCGATGTCTGCATGCCTTCAGTTCTGGATACAGGTGAACAAAACGGAAATAttgagaagatatgctcagTAAACAAAACTATGAAGAAGCCCAAAGCGATGCTGCTTACAGAACAGTGCCTGGCTCCAAATGCATAAGTAAAGAAAACAGACGACACAAGAACTCATCGAGCCAGTCAGAAAAGCTGATGGTTGGCATAAATGATGGCCCATTTTCACTATCATCCAGCAAATATATCTGCAACATAAGAAAGgtattaaaaagaagaaaattttcttacatATTACTAACAATATACATCTGCAACAATCATATTCTCCTGACTTACATTGGAAAATACAGAACCAATCAATTGCATGGTTGCCAGGGTCTTCGGCGGATCATTAGCATCCATACCAAGCAAGGCATTGGATAATGAAATCAGTAGAAGATCAGTGAACGTATCAGTATTACCAAGATCATCTATTTTTgacgaagaagatgaaaaagatgCAAGAAACAGTGCACGCCCAGCAAATGCTACTGATGTGACTGCAGTCTTCAACTGATGAGTTGCTGTCATCTGACAAACATACAAAATACAGAAACAGGAGTTGGTGCAATTAGACAGACACAATTAATAGAAATGAAACCATGTTGTTTTATCAGTTTGCCAGCAAGATATGTGGtattaaaataacaaaaatagtaaaaatctAAATCTCCATGCAGAAGAACTAGAGAGTATATGATTAAATTGTATCAAATCTTTTTTATGAACGTAAATCTAGCAATTCGAAGTCTAAGAAAACATATACGGAAAAACTACTTACTGTCTCCAAGGCCATGTGGAATCGAGATGCTATAAATGGAAGCACCAAAGAGGGCTCTACATATGATAAAACAGATGTTGCTGCAGCAACAGTCTCCGCAAGAGATTCATTTTTGCTGTATTGACCACGATCAATTAACTTCAACACCACTTTAACAAAAGAAGCTCTTTCTGATCTTCCCAGATACAGTTCAGCCTCTCTCTTTTCATCCATGTTCCTGTATCACTAATGCTTCAGTAGGAACAACATAACTTTTCCCAAAAAGCATAGGAATGTTGAATAATATCTCATGTCTTTATCCAGATAAAGTACTCACTGTTGCTCATGTGTAAGACGTTTTTGGAAGGTAATTACTAAATACCGCAAGAAACGCTCTAATGAGTAAGTCCAGTGACCACCGTTAGATGGATGGTAATACCTACACAATAAAACCGGAAAGTAAAATAACCTTGTTTGAAAATGCAAATACTTTGGGAAGAAATCAAGAACTAAAGAAATGCAGGGAGACAAACTGTTCTAATAGGTTGACCAATTTCTCAAAATATTCTTGTGCCGAACTCCCAGGCTTTAGTAAATAAACCTGTAGCAGTTGCCAGTTATAGCCGTCATGAATTTCtcaaaaatcatccaaggtaTCATATAATTACACATACAGCTAGTAACAAGCCTACCTAGTTCTACTGAACAAAAAACTAGAAAACATAGAAAAGAGCAGATAACGATCTTTCTTACAATTGATTTAGCAATGGCCTTGGCTGGAATAATTGCTTTGTTGGAAAATAAGAACCTTGTATTTCTTGGAACATCAACAGAGAAAGGGTATGATCCTCTTCCATTTGCAACAGGAACCTGTAATACCAGATGGCTGGTTGGTATCTTAAACTAATAAATATTCAAGAGAATTCAGATACAGTTCCAAGAGACACTCACAAAGTGCATCATCAAAACAATAGGGAGACTCGACAAGATAAAACATGGACAATAAGAAAATCCAACATGGCAATACCATAAGCCTGTAACAAGGGTCCAGAACACAACAGACcataattatttcttttttcccccttatgcCAAAGTGGAGTATCTAGAGGGCGGATCTCGgcacaacggtaaggttgctccgtTGTGACCTAGTAGTCATGGGTTCGAATccagaaacagcctctccgcgaagCGGGCGTAAGTTGAATACATTATGACCCCCCAGACCCAACAGTGGttggagccttgtgcactgggtacgcccttttttatGCCAAAGTGAAGTATCTCAGAAATTTTGTCACACAATGTTGATCAAGATCTTATTCTCAAACCATCAGATTGAGCATGGTGAATGTCAAACTATCACCAAGGCTCAGTTTGGTTGGCTGTAAAAAGCTGCAAAGTGATGTAAAAattttaaacagaaaaaaaaagttgaactAGATAAAAAACTCACTAATTATGAGTCTATGACAACtaaattttacttcacttttcAACCATATTACTTAAATTTTAGTAGTGTACGAATAAAAGAACAATTTTACCTCCCTTTCAACTGCTATCTAAAATGCAGCTACTTTCTTTTATGTAACTTCTCTTGCCTTCTTAAAGTACTTTACCTTTCATTATTTTTACATTCAACTAGATGGAACTCCTAGTGATTTCACACAACAAATATGAAACAGGAACCTACCTTCGAGAACCCAAATAAATCCTACAATTTTGTAGGACTATATCTTAAATCAATTTTCTCGGAAAAATATAAGAAACGTTAATAGAAAAAGATTAAGCAATCAATATCTGATGAAGATGATCATATAGGAATTCAAGTTGCtgtaattgattgaagattcaacTACATATGAAAGCATAGTTTCTTCAAAACATGGTTAAAAAGATAACCCTATCAAAAAGATGAGACTATACTATGACCCTTCATTTGATCTcccttatccaaaaaaaaaaagaagaagaagatagcacTCACCTCAAACATATTCAAATATCTAGTGAAAAGCACTGGTAAGAAACATTCCCAGTTGATAAAGTCATAGTTCTTTATACAAAGAGAAATAACAGAAGCCCATTGACTGTCCCAGAATTGGCAATTTGGAATGGAACCCCACAGATCCATGCATTGTTCGATCCAATCACTGTCATGGAAATTAATAGGCCAGTGGATAGAGATACTCAAACACCAAAACTCACAACGAAAAACAATTTCCTGAAAAGAACAAGTTCGATATCCTTACTGTGAGAAGAAATCCTGGTTGTCTAAATTTGTAGGAAGAAACAATCTCACAAACCCAGAACCTTCAAAGCACGAGTTATGCCATGGATTTTCCAATAGTGACCTGCAAATTAATTAACTAAATGATGTTAACAATATAAACCAATCCAGCCTACTGCATGAGtttaatgcaagcaatactcaGTTGTTAATAATGCTCAAACTTCCAAAAATGATAGTTTAGTACAAAAGAAGTCCAATTATAATtgaacaccttttttttttctttctttcttttccttttttttttttttttttggtggagtgAGAAGTTTGCCTACACCAAAACTCAGAAACATGGAGGGGCAAGGTGTTCTTAGAAAGGAGAACAAAAACAGAACAGCATGCAGCTACAGAAATAATCAGGTTTCTTATATCTCTTTCCTGTAATGCATCCATACCACTATCATATACAAAGTTGACAGCCAGGAAGATATGTCATCCATTAGATCCTCGAGGAATGTATGCCATGAAAATAAGCATGTTTACAAACCAAAAGTTCCTCCACCATTAAACCTGTTCAAGTTCCCATCATAAACGGATCAACAATAAACAATCAGCCATTTGTTGGCTCAGCCTTTtatattgcaacatgttggtcacaggttcaaaacttggaaacaacctcttttgTGAAGCAAACGGTAATGCTGTGTACATttttgcccctcccaaaccctaCATAATTGGTCTCACTTTCATTTCTTGGACTTGGGGCTTTGAATCATTCATAGATAACGACTGGCCAAGTCTTATGAAGGGCTGATGATGTTGGTGATGGCAGTGGTGTTGGCGGTGGTGGGGTTTCACAGTCATATGAAGGGTTGCAGTTCATATGTGAGGCAAGGTATACACATGCAACCCCAGTATTACAGTTGGAAGGATAAGGGCCCCCTGAATCCAAATGACAGTGATGTGCTTATGAGGGGCACGGAGTCACTGATTATGAATGAGTTTGGATCATGTTGGTGCTCCATCACGTCATGGACAGTATGCTTCTTCAGGTGCTTCTTCGAGCTGTGGATATGGGGCTTCTTCGGGTATGGAAGTTATGGACATGGTCCAGCACAACCACAACTCAGTACTTTACCAGCATTGGCCACTCCAGACCAATAGACCAATACACAAGATTCTACTATGAGTGGGAGAGATATTACAATAGATATTTGATATTTCGATTGGGGTCaatatttttcttatgtttAGTCGGTGCACAACATCATCCTAGTCGCTCCTATTCCTAAAAACCCTTCCAGGTATGAGTTGGAACCACCCCGACACTCTTTATGGGAGTagactatttttctttttttttctttttttgggtaagacaTGGGAGTAAACTATCACTACATGTAAGAAATCTCATCCTtaataacaatttcaattgaatgcacttatCTCTCAATACGGTGTTCTCCactttagtgtttatgcatgatacatgttatatacttatatattgcttatttatactattttttatgcaaaagtgtatttcCATGCGTACCTTGACCATCTTTGTGTGTATCCTTAGCGTATCTtgcgtatctccaatacgatacaatGTCTCTTAAAATGACTTGAACGATATGATacccaataccaatactttaaacttTGCAGAAATCAGAATAGCAGTGAACCAGAAACCGTAGAATTTATGGACAGAATAGGGAAATATCAATAACAGTTATTCAGGTGAATGGATGGGACTGAAATTGCAGTAAGGAAAGTCTTATTAGGCTGATTGCATGCCTAAAATCTTAGGTTCATCCAACGGTTAGAATGAAAGAAACAGCCAGAAACAGAAAATACAAAGTATGTGTTTCACCAAAATGGAAGGTCAGGAAAGTTCTAATAACCTTCTATCAACAAACCTGATGGACTCCAAACTATAGTCGAATGTAGAACAGGAGGAAAAGAAGATAGTATCAAAAATCCAGCCCAATCCAGTGACTAGATTGACTGGAACTCATGAACAAAATCTGAgataagaaagagctttaataTTGAAACCCCAGGGTCTGTAACTGAAATAAAACTGGGCACCTACCGAGAAAAAAACacaatgaataaaataataaatgtatAATCAAACCTCCAAAGATGAAGTCCATAAAAGTTTCAGAAATCTCCC from Macadamia integrifolia cultivar HAES 741 chromosome 11, SCU_Mint_v3, whole genome shotgun sequence encodes the following:
- the LOC122093460 gene encoding proteasome activator subunit 4 isoform X1: MHLYNAWLPPPVAEQTKKEKDSFAYVVKSVKELWRPDDPESVYSTLKWISVIDLFVKAKSDLPLEDVGTLVDVGLELFLISQNKLYAQVRWGNILVKLLNKYGKKLSLKVLWRPFYDTLIQTHFTRNTGPEGWRLRQRHFETVTSLVRTCRKFFPSGSAAEIWSEFRSLLENPWHNSCFEGSGFVRLFLPTNLDNQDFFSHDWIEQCMDLWGSIPNCQFWDSQWASVISLCIKNYDFINWECFLPVLFTRYLNMFEVPVANGRGSYPFSVDVPRNTRFLFSNKAIIPAKAIAKSIVYLLKPGSSAQEYFEKLVNLLEQYYHPSNGGHWTYSLERFLRYLVITFQKRLTHEQQNMDEKREAELYLGRSERASFVKVVLKLIDRGQYSKNESLAETVAAATSVLSYVEPSLVLPFIASRFHMALETMTATHQLKTAVTSVAFAGRALFLASFSSSSSKIDDLGNTDTFTDLLLISLSNALLGMDANDPPKTLATMQLIGSVFSNIYLLDDSENGPSFMPTISFSDWLDEFLCRLFSLLMHLEPGTVLTEGMQTSATSGTFLVEDGPSYFCMLEILLGKLSKPLYNQALKKISKFVKTNILPGAISEVGLLCCACVHANPEEAAVDLIEPILVSIISSLKGTPVTGFGGTGISDASVSTKAKPTLSPALETAVDYQLKILSVAISYGGQVLVRYKDQLKEAIFSAFEAPSWKVNGAGDHVLRSLFGSLILYYPIDQYRCISRHPDAVILEEWISTKGCQNEEQLLIPKWHVPSDDEILFANELLNLHFQSALDDLLQICRTKIHSDPGGNEKEHLKVTLLRIDSSLQGVLSCLPDFRPSFRDGGIEDIGCSSFLIAGASGSTIGSSELRGKAAETIHVTCKYLLEERSDDSILLILLIRIIDALGNYGSLEYDEWANHRQAWKLESAAIIEPPTNFIVSSHSQGKRRPRWALIDKTYMHNTWRSSQASYHLYRTRGNTSPSDHVVLLMDDLLTLSLHSYETVRAFAGKSLLKILKRWPVLISKCVLTLIESLRNPSSPEHVVLGSCAILATQTVLKHLTMDVKAFSSFLLGILASSHHESLKSQKAINELFVKYNIHFGGVSTSILRTSDIPNEPNFADLVSQIVSMSFDTTGLHWRYNLMANRVLLLLTMASRSDTNLSSKILSETAGHFLKNLKSQLPQTRILAISALNTLLKESPYRVAAEELDHSSNGNDKSSLEEALSQIFQEEGFFNDTLNSLSHVHIISDADSASSRGNHGTSFQSLADKSITRFYFEFTALWPRTPSWISLFGSDTFYSNFARIFKRLIQECGMPVLLALKTSLEEFSNSKERSKQCVAAEALAGVLHSDINGLLGAWDGWIMAQLQKIIQAPSVESLPEWAACIRYAVTGKGKYGTRIPLLRQRIMDCLMSPLPQVVATNVVAKRYAFLSAVLIEVSSPRMPVQEVEFHDKLLEELLNNMSHSSAQVREAIGVALSVLCSNIRLRESFTPLHTQEEAQNNVDNSSRRESWHKLLTERASEVAVNIQNASQFDNLENSAEITSENGISNDDSWEDIKWMETMFHFIISSLKSGRSSCLLDIIVGLLYPILSLKETSNKDLSTLAKAAFELLKWRIFPEPHLQKVVAVILSSANDPNWRTRSATLTYLRTFMYRHTYNLSSEDKRQIWTTIEKLLIDNQVEVREHAAGVLAGLMKGGDEELARDFRDRAFREAFSIQKRRKRNLSSGQSSASIHGAVLAVAASVLSVPYDMPSWLPDHVTLLARFIGEPSPVRSTVTKAVAEFRRTHADTWNFQKDSFSEEQLEVLADTSSSSSYFA
- the LOC122093460 gene encoding proteasome activator subunit 4 isoform X2; translated protein: MHLYNAWLPPPVAEQTKKEKDSFAYVVKSVKELWRPDDPESVYSTLKWISVIDLFVKAKSDLPLEDVGTLVDVGLELFLISQNKLYAQVRWGNILVKLLNKYGKKLSLKVLWRPFYDTLIQTHFTRNTGPEGWRLRQRHFETVTSLVRTCRKFFPSGSAAEIWSEFRSLLENPWHNSCFEGSGFVRLFLPTNLDNQDFFSHDWIEQCMDLWGSIPNCQFWDSQWASVISLCIKNYDFINWECFLPVLFTRYLNMFEVPVANGRGSYPFSVDVPRNTRFLFSNKAIIPAKAIAKSIVYLLKPGSSAQEYFEKLVNLLEQYYHPSNGGHWTYSLERFLRYLVITFQKRLTHEQQNMDEKREAELYLGRSERASFVKVVLKLIDRGQYSKNESLAETVAAATSVLSYVEPSLVLPFIASRFHMALETMTATHQLKTAVTSVAFAGRALFLASFSSSSSKIDDLGNTDTFTDLLLISLSNALLGMDANDPPKTLATMQLIGSVFSNIYLLDDSENGPSFMPTISFSDWLDEFLCRLFSLLMHLEPGTVLTEGMQTSATSGTFLVEDGPSYFCMLEILLGKLSKPLYNQALKKISKFVKTNILPGAISEVGLLCCACVHANPEEAAVDLIEPILVSIISSLKGTPVTGFGGTGISDASVSTKAKPTLSPALETAVDYQLKILSVAISYGGQVLVRYKDQLKEAIFSAFEAPSWKVNGAGDHVLRSLFGSLILYYPIDQYRCISRHPDAVILEEWISTKGCQNEEQLLIPKWHVPSDDEILFANELLNLHFQSALDDLLQICRTKIHSDPGNEKEHLKVTLLRIDSSLQGVLSCLPDFRPSFRDGGIEDIGCSSFLIAGASGSTIGSSELRGKAAETIHVTCKYLLEERSDDSILLILLIRIIDALGNYGSLEYDEWANHRQAWKLESAAIIEPPTNFIVSSHSQGKRRPRWALIDKTYMHNTWRSSQASYHLYRTRGNTSPSDHVVLLMDDLLTLSLHSYETVRAFAGKSLLKILKRWPVLISKCVLTLIESLRNPSSPEHVVLGSCAILATQTVLKHLTMDVKAFSSFLLGILASSHHESLKSQKAINELFVKYNIHFGGVSTSILRTSDIPNEPNFADLVSQIVSMSFDTTGLHWRYNLMANRVLLLLTMASRSDTNLSSKILSETAGHFLKNLKSQLPQTRILAISALNTLLKESPYRVAAEELDHSSNGNDKSSLEEALSQIFQEEGFFNDTLNSLSHVHIISDADSASSRGNHGTSFQSLADKSITRFYFEFTALWPRTPSWISLFGSDTFYSNFARIFKRLIQECGMPVLLALKTSLEEFSNSKERSKQCVAAEALAGVLHSDINGLLGAWDGWIMAQLQKIIQAPSVESLPEWAACIRYAVTGKGKYGTRIPLLRQRIMDCLMSPLPQVVATNVVAKRYAFLSAVLIEVSSPRMPVQEVEFHDKLLEELLNNMSHSSAQVREAIGVALSVLCSNIRLRESFTPLHTQEEAQNNVDNSSRRESWHKLLTERASEVAVNIQNASQFDNLENSAEITSENGISNDDSWEDIKWMETMFHFIISSLKSGRSSCLLDIIVGLLYPILSLKETSNKDLSTLAKAAFELLKWRIFPEPHLQKVVAVILSSANDPNWRTRSATLTYLRTFMYRHTYNLSSEDKRQIWTTIEKLLIDNQVEVREHAAGVLAGLMKGGDEELARDFRDRAFREAFSIQKRRKRNLSSGQSSASIHGAVLAVAASVLSVPYDMPSWLPDHVTLLARFIGEPSPVRSTVTKAVAEFRRTHADTWNFQKDSFSEEQLEVLADTSSSSSYFA